A single genomic interval of Aureliella helgolandensis harbors:
- a CDS encoding four helix bundle protein: MRNHRKLRAFELADELVMSVYSATRTFPKDEMFGLTSQLRRAPASIPSNIVEGYAKYSEADFLRFLDMALGFIREVEYQLTIARRLEYTNGETAEQLVSKAIRPALCVCLSYCRGSLREPNVMIAERSTTINKPSVNRTLPPTLQGTSRRLGTFDH, from the coding sequence ATGCGAAATCATCGAAAGCTACGCGCGTTCGAGTTGGCGGATGAACTTGTCATGTCGGTTTATTCAGCAACGAGGACATTTCCGAAGGACGAAATGTTCGGACTTACATCACAACTTCGCCGAGCTCCCGCTTCAATTCCATCCAACATCGTCGAAGGATATGCGAAGTACTCTGAGGCAGATTTCCTGCGATTCCTCGACATGGCATTGGGATTTATTCGCGAGGTCGAGTATCAGCTGACCATCGCTAGGCGACTCGAATACACAAATGGCGAGACCGCCGAACAACTCGTAAGCAAAGCGATCCGTCCAGCCTTATGCGTCTGCCTTAGTTATTGTCGTGGTTCGCTCCGCGAACCCAACGTGATGATCGCGGAGCGATCAACGACTATCAACAAACCATCGGTGAATCGAACGCTTCCACCCACTTTGCAAGGAACCAGTCGTCGCCTTGGTACATTTGACCACTAA